The Sinomicrobium kalidii genome contains a region encoding:
- a CDS encoding DNA gyrase/topoisomerase IV subunit A translates to MEENTENQDPNNEETNADSITRVTGMYKDWFLDYASYVILERAVPAIEDGFKPVQRRILHAMKELDDGRYNKVANIVGHTMQYHPHGDASIGDAMVQVGQKDLLIDTQGNWGNILTGDSAAAPRYIEARLSKFALEVVYSPKITEWQLSYDGRKKEPVNLPVKFPLLLAQGAEGIAVGLSTKVLPHNFIELIDASVKHLKGKSFKLYPDFPTAGIMDVTNYNDGNRGGRIRVRAKIAQVDKNVLAITQIPFGSNTSSLIDSILKANEKGKIKIKKIEDNTAAEVEILVHLPSGMSPDKTIDALYAFTACETSISPLGCVIEDNKPLFIGVSEMLKRSTDYTVQLLKQELEIQLKELEEQWHFASLERIFIEKRIYRNIEEEETWEGVISAIDKGLQPHIKHLKRAVTEEDITKLTEIRIKRISRFDIDKAQQKIEALEGEIEQVKYNLDNLITYAIDYFNRLKKTYGEGRERKTEIRVFDDIEATKVVIRNTKLYVNRAEGFVGTSLRKDEYVCDCSDIDDIIVFTREGKMVVTKVEAKTFIGKNILYVAVFKKKDKRTVYNLIYKDGKGGASYIKRFHVTSVTRDREYDLTQGKKGSEILYFSANPNGEAEMITVFLRQVGSIKKLKWDVDFADILIKGRQSKGNVVTKYAVKRVELKEKGVSTLKPRKIWFDDTVRRLNVDGRGELLGAFKGEDRLLIITQSGVVKTIQPDLSTHFDDNMVVLEKWNPKKPISAIYYEGEKERYFVKRFLVENENREELFITEHQKSQLEVVSTDWRPVAEVEFVKPRGKQPRENLVVELEDFIAVKGIRAMGNQLTADKVKQVNLLEPLPFDEPEEPEAEDMDVVDEETVGEKKEAPGSIEASGKSQISLDFE, encoded by the coding sequence ATGGAGGAAAATACAGAAAATCAAGATCCGAATAACGAGGAAACAAACGCAGATTCCATTACCCGGGTAACCGGGATGTACAAAGACTGGTTCCTGGATTACGCTTCGTATGTGATCCTGGAACGTGCGGTCCCGGCTATTGAAGATGGTTTTAAGCCGGTTCAGCGCCGTATTCTGCACGCCATGAAAGAACTCGATGACGGCCGCTATAACAAGGTGGCCAATATTGTGGGGCATACCATGCAGTACCATCCTCACGGAGACGCCAGTATCGGTGATGCGATGGTTCAGGTGGGGCAGAAAGACCTGCTTATCGATACCCAGGGAAACTGGGGGAATATCCTTACGGGCGACAGTGCGGCGGCTCCCAGGTATATAGAAGCGAGGTTGTCTAAATTTGCCCTGGAGGTGGTATACAGTCCCAAGATCACCGAATGGCAGTTGAGTTATGACGGACGAAAAAAAGAACCCGTAAACCTGCCCGTGAAATTCCCGCTGTTGCTGGCACAGGGAGCGGAGGGGATTGCCGTGGGACTTTCCACTAAAGTACTCCCCCATAATTTTATAGAACTGATAGATGCTTCGGTAAAACACCTCAAGGGCAAATCCTTTAAGTTATACCCGGACTTCCCTACGGCGGGTATTATGGATGTGACCAATTATAATGACGGTAACCGCGGAGGACGGATAAGGGTAAGGGCAAAGATTGCCCAGGTAGACAAGAATGTGCTGGCCATTACGCAAATTCCATTTGGCTCCAATACATCGTCCCTCATAGATTCCATCCTGAAGGCCAATGAAAAAGGCAAGATAAAGATCAAGAAGATAGAGGACAATACGGCGGCAGAAGTAGAGATACTGGTCCATCTGCCGTCGGGTATGTCCCCGGACAAGACCATAGATGCATTATATGCGTTTACCGCCTGTGAGACCTCCATTTCTCCGCTCGGATGCGTTATTGAAGATAACAAGCCTTTGTTTATCGGGGTTTCCGAAATGCTGAAACGGTCTACCGACTATACCGTGCAACTCCTGAAACAGGAACTGGAAATACAGTTAAAAGAACTGGAAGAACAATGGCACTTTGCTTCCCTCGAACGTATTTTTATCGAGAAAAGGATTTATCGCAATATTGAAGAAGAAGAAACCTGGGAAGGGGTTATCAGTGCCATCGACAAAGGGTTGCAGCCTCATATCAAACACCTGAAGCGGGCGGTGACCGAGGAAGATATCACTAAGCTGACCGAAATACGGATAAAACGTATCTCCAGGTTCGATATCGATAAGGCGCAACAGAAGATCGAGGCCCTGGAAGGTGAGATCGAACAGGTAAAATACAACCTGGACAATCTTATAACCTATGCCATAGACTATTTTAACAGGTTGAAAAAGACATACGGAGAAGGCCGCGAGCGAAAAACGGAGATCCGGGTATTTGACGATATTGAAGCTACAAAAGTGGTGATTCGCAATACCAAGCTCTATGTCAACCGGGCCGAAGGTTTTGTGGGGACCTCGCTCCGCAAGGACGAATACGTGTGTGACTGCAGTGATATCGACGATATCATTGTATTTACCAGGGAAGGGAAAATGGTGGTGACCAAGGTAGAGGCCAAAACCTTTATAGGAAAGAATATTCTTTACGTTGCCGTATTCAAGAAAAAAGACAAGCGCACCGTATATAACCTGATCTATAAGGACGGGAAAGGCGGGGCGAGCTATATAAAGCGATTCCACGTTACTTCCGTGACACGCGACAGGGAATACGACCTTACGCAAGGTAAAAAAGGTTCGGAAATCCTTTATTTCTCGGCCAACCCCAACGGGGAAGCAGAAATGATCACCGTATTCCTGAGGCAGGTAGGGAGCATAAAAAAACTGAAATGGGATGTGGACTTTGCCGATATCCTTATCAAAGGCCGGCAGTCCAAAGGAAATGTTGTTACCAAGTATGCCGTAAAGCGGGTAGAATTGAAAGAAAAAGGGGTATCCACACTCAAGCCCCGGAAAATCTGGTTTGACGATACCGTACGGCGCCTCAATGTAGACGGAAGGGGAGAGCTCCTCGGGGCGTTTAAGGGAGAAGACCGTTTGTTGATCATTACACAATCGGGAGTGGTAAAAACCATACAACCCGACCTCTCTACGCATTTTGACGATAATATGGTGGTACTGGAGAAATGGAACCCCAAAAAGCCCATATCCGCAATTTATTATGAAGGGGAGAAAGAACGTTATTTTGTAAAGCGTTTCCTGGTAGAAAACGAAAACAGGGAAGAGCTGTTCATTACCGAACATCAAAAGTCACAGCTCGAAGTGGTGTCGACAGACTGGCGCCCGGTAGCCGAGGTGGAATTTGTAAAACCCCGCGGAAAACAACCCAGGGAAAACCTGGTGGTGGAACTGGAAGACTTTATTGCCGTAAAGGGAATAAGAGCCATGGGGAACCAGCTCACTGCCGATAAGGTAAAACAGGTGAATCTCCTCGAACCCCTGCCTTTTGACGAGCCGGAAGAACCGGAAGCAGAAGACATGGATGTGGTTGACGAAGAAACGGTAGGCGAAAAGAAGGAAGCGCCCGGAAGTATAGAAGCCTCGGGAAAGTCCCAGATAAGTCTCGATTTTGAATAA
- a CDS encoding YegP family protein → MFELKKNTKGGFHFTLKAKNGQVILSSEAYSSKSAAENGITSVKKNAQDETKFERKTAKNGKFYFNLKAGNGQIIGTSQMYASEAGMENGIDSVKNNAPGAETQEES, encoded by the coding sequence ATGTTTGAATTAAAGAAAAATACCAAAGGGGGATTTCACTTTACTTTAAAGGCCAAAAACGGGCAAGTAATCCTGAGCAGTGAAGCATACAGCAGTAAAAGTGCTGCGGAAAACGGGATTACCTCCGTGAAAAAAAATGCCCAGGACGAGACCAAGTTCGAAAGGAAAACAGCCAAAAACGGAAAGTTTTACTTTAATCTCAAGGCGGGAAACGGGCAGATCATAGGCACAAGCCAGATGTACGCTTCGGAAGCAGGAATGGAAAACGGTATTGATTCCGTGAAAAACAACGCTCCGGGAGCAGAAACACAGGAAGAATCCTGA
- a CDS encoding YbaB/EbfC family nucleoid-associated protein, whose amino-acid sequence MLGDLTGMMGKLKETQKKIEETKKRLDSVLIDESSSDGLLKITITANREIKAVEIAPSLQEDREQLEDYLVITLNKAIEKATKVNEAELASVAKEGMPSIPGMDMFK is encoded by the coding sequence ATGTTGGGAGATCTCACCGGAATGATGGGTAAACTAAAAGAAACCCAGAAAAAGATTGAAGAAACTAAAAAACGCTTAGACAGTGTTTTAATAGACGAAAGCTCAAGTGATGGTTTGCTTAAAATCACTATTACGGCCAACCGTGAAATCAAGGCCGTGGAAATAGCGCCTTCATTGCAGGAAGACCGGGAACAACTGGAAGACTACCTTGTTATTACCCTGAACAAGGCCATTGAAAAAGCTACCAAGGTCAATGAAGCCGAACTGGCTTCGGTAGCCAAAGAAGGAATGCCCAGCATCCCCGGAATGGACATGTTCAAATAA
- a CDS encoding S9 family peptidase: protein MKKISALLIISVIFATSCKNKNTSEVTKNITPPIAEKKPVPLKKHGDIRIDNYFWMNERDNPEVIDYLERENDYNEKMTAHTKQFQDDLFEEMKSRIKEDDASVPYFYNGYWYVTRYEKGKDYPVYTRRKGTMDAEEEIIFDCNEMAKEYAYFRLQGINISPDNKLAAFGVDTLSRRIYTIRVKNLETGEIYSREIENTTGGSTWGNDNKTLFYTAKDPQTLRSEKIYRHALGAEKEDELVYHEEDDTFNAFVYKTKSRKYIVAGSHSTLTSEYSILSADEPTAEFKVFQPRIRGLEYDIAHYDDHFYIVTNANGATNFKLMKTPENNTDKAHWEEVLPHREDVLLEDIDIFKDFLVVSERNRGLNKIRVMRWDGEVDYYLPFDNETYMAFTTTNIEFDTDTLRYSYNALTTPLSTIDFNMVTREKVVKKEQEVLGGKFDKDSYTSERVWATARDGKKIPVSLVYRKGIKKDGNNPLLLYGYGSYGATIDPYFSSVRLSLLDRGFIYAIAHVRGGEYLGRPWYEDGKLLKKKNTFTDFIDCSKFLIGEKYTAPEHLYAMGGSAGGLLIGAVVNMAPELYNGVVAAVPFVDVVTTMLDESIPLTTGEYDEWGNPNEKEYYNYIKSYSPYDNVEARAYPNMLVTTGYHDSQVQYWEPAKWVAKLRDLKTDDNILLFHTNMDAGHSGASGRFEALHEVAEEYAFMLDLEGIKE, encoded by the coding sequence ATGAAAAAAATAAGTGCTTTGCTCATTATAAGTGTTATTTTTGCCACATCGTGTAAAAATAAAAATACTTCCGAAGTGACCAAAAACATTACACCTCCCATAGCGGAAAAAAAACCTGTTCCTTTAAAAAAACACGGAGATATACGGATAGACAATTATTTCTGGATGAACGAAAGAGACAATCCGGAGGTGATTGATTACCTCGAACGGGAAAACGATTACAATGAAAAGATGACTGCGCATACGAAGCAGTTCCAGGATGATCTTTTTGAAGAGATGAAGTCCAGGATAAAGGAGGATGACGCATCTGTTCCCTATTTTTATAATGGCTACTGGTATGTCACCCGCTATGAAAAAGGAAAGGATTATCCGGTATATACCCGGCGAAAGGGAACGATGGATGCCGAAGAAGAAATTATCTTTGACTGCAATGAAATGGCAAAAGAATATGCCTATTTCCGGTTGCAGGGGATTAACATCAGTCCCGATAACAAACTGGCAGCGTTTGGCGTGGACACCCTGAGCAGGAGAATTTACACTATCAGGGTAAAAAACCTCGAGACCGGTGAAATATATTCCCGTGAGATCGAAAATACCACGGGGGGAAGTACCTGGGGGAATGACAATAAAACGTTGTTCTATACTGCAAAAGACCCGCAGACCCTGCGCTCGGAAAAAATATACAGGCATGCACTCGGAGCCGAAAAAGAAGATGAACTGGTGTATCACGAAGAGGACGATACCTTCAATGCCTTTGTGTATAAGACAAAATCCAGAAAATACATCGTTGCCGGTTCCCACAGTACACTTACATCGGAATACAGTATCCTCAGTGCCGATGAACCCACTGCTGAATTTAAGGTGTTCCAGCCCAGGATACGCGGATTGGAATACGATATAGCTCACTACGACGACCATTTTTATATTGTCACCAATGCCAACGGGGCCACCAATTTCAAACTGATGAAAACCCCGGAAAACAATACGGACAAAGCACATTGGGAAGAAGTGTTGCCGCACCGGGAAGATGTTTTGCTGGAAGATATAGACATCTTTAAGGACTTCCTGGTGGTCAGCGAACGTAACAGGGGGCTCAATAAAATCCGTGTGATGCGCTGGGACGGGGAAGTCGATTATTACCTGCCCTTTGACAATGAGACATACATGGCCTTCACGACCACGAACATCGAATTTGATACGGACACTTTGCGATATAGCTATAATGCGCTTACGACCCCGCTTTCCACAATAGATTTTAATATGGTGACCAGGGAAAAAGTGGTCAAGAAAGAACAGGAAGTGCTGGGCGGTAAGTTCGATAAGGATAGCTACACTTCCGAAAGGGTCTGGGCTACGGCCAGGGACGGTAAAAAGATACCGGTGTCCCTTGTTTACAGGAAAGGTATTAAAAAAGACGGAAACAACCCGTTACTGCTTTACGGTTACGGTTCTTACGGGGCCACCATAGACCCTTATTTTTCATCCGTAAGGCTTAGCCTGCTGGACCGTGGCTTTATCTATGCCATAGCACACGTAAGAGGAGGGGAGTACCTGGGAAGACCCTGGTATGAAGACGGAAAACTTCTCAAAAAGAAAAATACGTTTACCGATTTTATCGATTGTTCCAAATTCCTGATCGGGGAAAAATACACTGCACCGGAACATCTGTATGCCATGGGAGGCTCTGCCGGCGGATTACTGATAGGGGCCGTGGTAAATATGGCTCCGGAGTTGTATAACGGTGTTGTGGCCGCCGTGCCTTTCGTAGATGTGGTGACCACCATGCTGGACGAATCCATACCACTTACTACCGGCGAGTATGACGAATGGGGGAATCCCAACGAAAAGGAATATTACAACTACATAAAATCCTATTCACCTTATGACAATGTTGAAGCCCGGGCATATCCCAATATGCTGGTCACCACGGGGTATCACGACTCGCAGGTGCAATACTGGGAACCTGCAAAATGGGTGGCCAAACTCAGGGACTTGAAAACAGATGATAATATACTCCTGTTTCACACCAATATGGATGCCGGGCACAGCGGAGCATCAGGGCGTTTTGAAGCACTTCACGAGGTTGCCGAAGAGTACGCATTCATGTTAGATTTGGAGGGAATTAAAGAGTAA
- a CDS encoding PLP-dependent cysteine synthase family protein, with protein sequence MEQKIKAYNNVLELIGNTPIIKLNAITNSLQGNFYAKVEAFNPGHSTKDRIALYIIEQAERNGILKPGDTIIETTSGNTGFSIAMVSIVKGYDCVLAVSSKSSQDKIDMLRSMGAKVYVCPAHVSADDPRSYYQVARRMHEEMKGSVYINQYFNELNIDAHYNTTGPELWEQTGGTITHLIACSGTGGTISGTARYLKEQAKKNGKDIRIIGVDAYGSVLKKYHETGEFDSKEIYPYRIEGLGKNLIPTATDFDVIDKFVKVTDEESAHTAREVSKTEGLFVGYTSGAVMQAVKQLAAQGEFDENSNVIMVFPDHGSRYMSKIYSDEWMREQGFFDSKNIEEEQKIEYIK encoded by the coding sequence ATGGAACAAAAAATTAAGGCTTACAATAACGTATTAGAGCTTATCGGAAATACGCCAATTATAAAACTTAATGCCATAACCAATTCCCTCCAAGGAAATTTTTATGCAAAGGTAGAAGCTTTTAACCCCGGCCATTCCACAAAAGACAGGATAGCACTCTATATCATAGAGCAGGCGGAAAGGAACGGAATACTAAAGCCGGGAGATACCATTATCGAAACCACCTCGGGCAATACCGGGTTCAGCATCGCGATGGTGAGTATTGTGAAAGGGTATGACTGTGTGCTGGCGGTGAGTTCCAAATCCTCGCAAGACAAGATAGATATGCTGAGGTCAATGGGGGCCAAGGTATACGTGTGTCCCGCTCATGTCAGTGCAGACGACCCCCGTTCCTATTATCAGGTGGCAAGGCGTATGCACGAGGAAATGAAAGGGTCGGTTTATATCAACCAGTATTTTAACGAACTGAATATTGATGCCCACTACAATACTACGGGGCCGGAATTGTGGGAACAGACCGGAGGTACTATTACACACCTTATAGCCTGCAGCGGAACCGGAGGCACTATTTCCGGTACGGCAAGATATCTTAAAGAACAGGCCAAAAAGAACGGAAAGGACATAAGGATCATAGGAGTGGATGCCTACGGGTCCGTGCTCAAAAAGTACCACGAAACAGGGGAGTTTGATTCCAAGGAGATCTATCCCTACCGGATAGAAGGCCTGGGTAAAAACCTTATCCCCACGGCTACGGACTTTGACGTGATCGATAAGTTTGTAAAGGTAACCGACGAGGAAAGTGCACATACCGCAAGAGAGGTCTCCAAGACCGAAGGACTTTTCGTGGGGTATACCAGCGGAGCGGTAATGCAGGCTGTAAAACAACTTGCGGCACAAGGGGAATTTGATGAGAACAGCAACGTTATTATGGTGTTCCCCGACCACGGCTCCAGGTACATGAGCAAGATATACAGCGATGAATGGATGCGTGAACAAGGATTTTTTGACAGTAAAAACATCGAGGAAGAACAGAAAATAGAATACATAAAGTAA
- a CDS encoding aminotransferase class I/II-fold pyridoxal phosphate-dependent enzyme, protein MKDLFDRIIENKGPLGKWASQAEGYFVFPKLEGPISNRMKFNGKEVITWSINDYLGLANHPDVLKADAEAAAEHGSAYPMGARMMSGHTDVHEKLQDELAAFVKKEAAYLLNFGYQGMVSAIDALVTKDDIIVYDVDSHACIIDGVRLHMGKRFTFMHNDIDSLEKNLERATKMAEQTGGGILVISEGVFGMRGEQGKLKEIVALKEKYKFRLLVDDAHGFGTLGATGAGAGEEQDVQDGIDVYFATFAKSMASIGAFLAGDREIIDYLKYNLRSQMFAKSLPMVFVKGALKRLEMLRTMPELKGKLWENVNALQNGLKARGFDIGTTNTCVTPVYLNGSIPEAMALVKDLRENYGVFCSIVVYPVIPKGLILLRMIPTATHTLDDVNQTLDAFSAIRDRLENGTYKRLSAAVSAAMGE, encoded by the coding sequence ATGAAGGATTTATTTGACAGGATCATTGAAAATAAGGGACCATTGGGAAAATGGGCGTCACAGGCAGAAGGGTATTTTGTATTCCCGAAACTGGAAGGCCCTATTTCCAATAGAATGAAATTCAACGGAAAGGAAGTTATAACCTGGAGCATCAACGATTATCTGGGCCTGGCGAATCACCCCGATGTGCTGAAGGCCGATGCGGAAGCAGCTGCCGAGCACGGCAGCGCATATCCGATGGGTGCGCGGATGATGAGCGGGCATACCGATGTTCACGAAAAACTTCAGGATGAACTGGCAGCTTTCGTTAAAAAAGAGGCTGCATATCTGCTGAATTTCGGTTACCAGGGGATGGTTTCGGCCATAGATGCGCTGGTAACCAAAGACGATATTATCGTTTATGATGTGGATTCCCATGCCTGTATTATAGATGGTGTGCGTTTGCATATGGGAAAACGGTTTACCTTTATGCACAACGACATTGACAGTCTGGAGAAAAACCTGGAAAGGGCTACCAAAATGGCCGAACAGACCGGAGGGGGAATACTGGTTATTTCCGAAGGTGTGTTTGGCATGCGGGGAGAGCAGGGAAAACTGAAAGAGATCGTAGCCCTGAAGGAAAAATATAAATTCCGCCTTCTGGTAGACGATGCACATGGTTTCGGAACACTCGGAGCTACAGGTGCCGGAGCGGGAGAAGAGCAGGATGTACAGGACGGCATAGATGTGTACTTTGCCACCTTCGCTAAATCCATGGCCAGTATAGGAGCTTTTCTGGCCGGTGACAGGGAAATTATAGACTACCTGAAATACAATCTGCGTTCGCAGATGTTTGCAAAATCCCTGCCCATGGTCTTTGTAAAAGGTGCGTTGAAACGCCTTGAAATGCTTCGTACCATGCCCGAGCTCAAAGGGAAATTGTGGGAAAACGTAAATGCCCTGCAAAACGGCCTCAAGGCCCGTGGGTTTGATATAGGAACTACCAATACCTGTGTAACCCCGGTATACCTTAACGGAAGTATCCCGGAAGCCATGGCGCTGGTGAAGGACCTCAGGGAAAATTACGGTGTTTTCTGTTCTATTGTCGTATATCCCGTAATCCCCAAAGGCCTTATCCTTCTCAGGATGATCCCTACGGCGACCCATACACTGGACGATGTGAATCAAACGCTCGATGCCTTTTCCGCGATCCGTGACCGATTGGAGAACGGTACGTACAAAAGGCTTTCCGCGGCAGTTTCTGCTGCAATGGGAGAGTAG
- a CDS encoding nitroreductase family protein codes for MEIKQHRFIQGHKHVAYKAQTFPEEEMLRRSREFYDWMEKRRSVRDFSGKPVPREVIENIIRTASTAPSGAHKQPWTFCVVSSPSLKTRICVAAEQEEKENYDRRMSESWKKDLEPLATNASKSFLQTAPWLIVVFKKVLEYADHGEKRNNYYVNESVGIASGMLITAIHNAGLVTLTHTPSPMNFLAKILQRPDNERPFLLLPVGYPAPQVFVPDLKRKELHETTVFYD; via the coding sequence ATGGAAATTAAACAACATAGGTTTATTCAGGGCCATAAACACGTAGCTTATAAAGCACAAACCTTTCCTGAAGAAGAAATGCTGCGGAGAAGCAGGGAATTTTACGATTGGATGGAGAAACGCCGTTCCGTCAGGGATTTTTCCGGTAAACCCGTGCCGAGAGAAGTGATTGAGAATATTATCCGGACCGCTTCGACCGCTCCGTCCGGGGCCCATAAACAACCGTGGACTTTTTGTGTGGTATCTTCTCCTTCACTGAAAACAAGGATATGTGTCGCCGCAGAACAGGAAGAAAAGGAAAATTATGATCGCAGGATGAGCGAAAGCTGGAAGAAGGACCTGGAGCCCCTGGCCACAAATGCCAGTAAATCCTTTTTGCAAACTGCGCCCTGGCTGATCGTAGTTTTTAAAAAGGTGCTGGAATATGCCGATCATGGGGAAAAACGAAATAATTATTATGTAAATGAATCCGTAGGGATAGCCTCCGGCATGCTCATTACCGCCATACATAATGCAGGCCTCGTTACCCTTACCCATACACCGAGCCCAATGAATTTCCTGGCAAAAATACTGCAACGCCCGGACAATGAAAGACCGTTTTTACTGTTACCCGTAGGCTATCCCGCACCACAGGTGTTTGTTCCTGACCTCAAAAGAAAGGAATTGCATGAAACAACGGTGTTTTACGACTAA
- a CDS encoding YceI family protein, with translation MGRPGIHTGVTITGILTSLVLAFLISAGTPLQAQKKYITRSGEIHFEASVPSFEEVDARTQSASAILNAATGEFASLVLIKSFRFKVALMEEHFNENYVMSDEYPKAAFRGHIEGFDIGSLNDNPSEYRISGELTIKGTTRAMDIPVTLQKSENTIVLKSAFTTTPSDFGIKIPGIVRNKIAREVTVDVNFELH, from the coding sequence ATGGGCAGACCAGGGATTCATACAGGAGTAACGATAACCGGCATACTGACAAGCCTTGTTCTGGCATTTCTGATATCGGCGGGTACTCCTTTACAGGCCCAGAAAAAATACATTACCCGGTCGGGAGAGATACATTTCGAGGCTTCGGTACCTTCTTTTGAGGAGGTAGATGCCCGTACACAAAGCGCCTCTGCCATACTGAATGCTGCCACCGGGGAATTCGCATCGCTTGTCCTGATAAAGAGTTTCCGGTTTAAGGTAGCTCTTATGGAAGAACATTTTAACGAAAACTACGTCATGTCCGACGAATATCCCAAAGCCGCCTTCCGGGGACATATCGAAGGGTTCGACATAGGCTCCCTGAACGATAACCCTTCCGAATACCGGATCAGCGGTGAATTGACTATCAAGGGAACGACCAGGGCAATGGACATTCCCGTGACGCTGCAAAAATCGGAAAACACAATAGTCCTCAAATCCGCTTTTACAACGACTCCTTCAGATTTTGGTATTAAAATACCGGGTATCGTACGCAACAAAATTGCCCGGGAGGTTACTGTAGATGTGAATTTTGAATTGCACTAA
- the cmk gene encoding (d)CMP kinase codes for MKKIIIAIDGYSSTGKSTIAKRLARELGYVYVDTGAMYRAVTLFAMEKGLLDGEEPDRKNLIRKLDTISIRFVPNADLGYAETYLNGTNVEEEIRSMEVSNRVSAIAAIPEVRHKLVEEQRKMGEEKGIVMDGRDIGTVVFPDAELKLFMTASPEIRASRRYKELLGKGKKVTYEAVLKNVIDRDYIDSHRKDSPLIKAPDAIELDNTDMGKDEQFERIYNHALRMINKKK; via the coding sequence ATGAAAAAGATCATTATTGCCATAGACGGTTATTCTTCCACCGGGAAAAGTACCATAGCAAAGCGACTGGCCCGTGAATTAGGGTATGTTTATGTAGATACGGGAGCCATGTACCGGGCAGTGACGCTTTTTGCCATGGAGAAGGGATTGCTGGACGGTGAAGAACCGGACAGGAAGAACCTAATCCGGAAACTTGATACTATCAGTATACGCTTTGTTCCCAATGCTGACCTTGGATATGCCGAAACTTACCTGAATGGCACGAATGTCGAGGAAGAAATAAGAAGCATGGAAGTCTCCAACCGGGTAAGTGCAATAGCAGCTATTCCCGAAGTGAGACATAAACTCGTGGAGGAGCAACGAAAGATGGGAGAAGAAAAAGGAATTGTTATGGACGGCAGGGATATCGGTACCGTGGTTTTCCCTGATGCGGAGTTAAAACTGTTCATGACCGCATCTCCTGAAATCCGTGCAAGCCGCAGGTATAAGGAATTGCTGGGCAAGGGGAAAAAGGTAACTTATGAAGCGGTATTGAAGAATGTCATAGACCGCGATTATATCGATTCACACCGCAAAGACTCCCCGTTGATAAAAGCACCTGATGCCATAGAGCTGGACAATACCGATATGGGAAAGGACGAGCAGTTTGAGCGCATCTACAACCACGCTCTTCGCATGATAAACAAAAAAAAATAA
- a CDS encoding LysM peptidoglycan-binding domain-containing protein: MSVKAKYQPVLDLGAALQIKNGNVEEADGILKLKGTTNTQYEKNIIWDKIKEIGGNQPTDIKADIRVAEEDASVYHRHVVQKGETLGKIAKHYYGDASKYNTIFQANTDKLKNPDLIHPDQELVIPRLS, from the coding sequence ATGAGTGTTAAAGCAAAATACCAGCCGGTCCTTGACCTGGGTGCGGCGCTGCAGATCAAAAACGGCAACGTAGAGGAAGCCGATGGCATCCTGAAGCTAAAAGGAACCACCAATACCCAGTATGAAAAAAACATCATCTGGGACAAGATCAAGGAAATCGGCGGCAATCAGCCGACAGACATCAAAGCGGATATCCGTGTAGCGGAAGAGGACGCCTCTGTATACCACAGGCACGTGGTACAAAAAGGCGAGACCCTGGGAAAAATAGCCAAACATTATTACGGGGACGCCTCCAAGTACAATACCATTTTCCAGGCCAATACGGACAAACTGAAGAATCCGGATCTCATACACCCTGACCAGGAACTGGTAATCCCGAGACTTTCCTGA